In the Enterococcus rotai genome, GAAGCCATGGCAAAACTTGGAAAAGGCGATGAAACATGGCAAGCATTGACAATTATTAACCCCATTCAGCTAAAAGATCATGTGGAAAATGCGGAAATTCGCCAAGCGAATGTCTACTTTAGTAGCTCAGATGGTGATTTTAAAACGAGATATGATGCTCAAGCCCATTTTGATCAACTAAAAACGGGGCGTGTAGGTGTCAAAGGTGGTTGGCGTATTTACTCTAGTGGTCCGGGAATCTATATAAATCAATTGTTGAGTAATGTATTAGGCATTCGAGAAGAGCAACAACAGGTAATTTTTGATCCGATTTTACCAAAAGCATTAGATGGATTAGAAATGGTCTATCGTATAGCTGATAAGGATGTCCAGATTGTGTTTCATTTAGCTAGTCAAAAATCAGTAGTAGTTGCAAATGGTCAAGAGCTGACTATAGAACGAGAACAAAATCCTTATCGTCAAGGCGGTTATATTGTGTCCCTTGAAGAGCTTGCGGCTTGTTTAGATGAGAAAGAAAATCAAATAGATATTTTTTGTTAGGAGATGAGCATTCATGGTAGGAATTAAAGAAATTGCAAAAAAAGCAGGGGTGTCGATTTCAACTGTTTCTTATGCATTAAATGGCAGTCCAAAAGTTACTGAAGCAACTCGAGCAAGAATCCAAGCGATTGCAGATGAATTGGACTATGTTCCTAACATGGCTGCTCGTACGTTAAAAAGACAGCAAACAAATATAATCGGTGTGTATCTTGCTGATTACGGCGGTAGTTTTTATGGCGAACTGTTAGATGGTATCAAAAAGGGCTTAGAAGCTCAAAATTTTGAAATGATTGTTTGTAGCGGGAATAAATCACATTTATTTATTCCTGAACGAATGATAGATGGCGCAATCGTTTTAGATTGGACTTTTAAGAATAAGGAAATTGAGCAATATGCGGATCGAGGTCACTTTTTGGTGATTTTAGATCGGTTGATTACGCATAAAAATGTGCGTAAGGTGCTACTTGACAATCGAGGCGGCGCGACTTTAGCGATTGAAAAAGCAGTTGCTTGTCAAACAGAAAAATTATATTTGATTACTGGTCCAGAAAAGAGCTATGACGGTCAAGAACGTTTGAGTGCTAGTATCAAAGAACTAGAACGGTTTAATATAGATCACGAGATCATTTCAGGTGACTTTACCGAACCTTCAGGCTACCGAGCAGCGAAAGAAATCATGGTAAAAGAACCAACATTTCCACTGGATATTTTCGCATTGAATGATGAAATGGCGATTGGTGTCTATAAATATTTTAAAGAAACACCGTATGAAATTGGTAAGGAGATCCGCTTGATTGGCTTTGATAACATTGATATCAGCGCTTTTATTCAACCGAGATTAGCGACCATATCTTATTCTAAACACCGTTGGGGCATGTTAGCAGCAGAAAAGATCATTCAGTTGATTACAGGAGAAGAAACAGAGGATGACCATATCTACACTAGTTTTATCGATGGTTCTTCATTTCCTGAAAATGAGCAATAAAAAACGATATTTTTATAGAGAGATGACGAAATTAGGATAACAGTTTAGTCGTTTTTAGGGTGTGAGCCAAAAGTGATGTTGACTTTTGGTTCACATCTATTTTTTTATTAATTATTTTTAAACAGTTGTAAAGTTAAGTGTTTTGGTTTAAACTATTGTGGTAGAGGTGATAAGGATGAGTACAAATCGAGATGGCCTAGCGGAAAAAGTTTATACGTTGGGGATTTTACAACAAAAATACGTTGTTGCAAGATTAAAAGCATTGCAATTAAATAGTTTACAAGCCCGTAGCCTTAGCTATATATCTATTCATCCTGGGACGATCCAACGGGAATTAGCAGATTATCTTGGTAAAAAACAAGCAACGGTTACCAATATTTTAAAAGGGTTAGAAGAGCGAAAAATGGTTTATCGTGAAATCCCTAAAAGTAATGAGCGACAGAAAAATATCTTTCTTACAGCGGAAGGCGAGCAGCTAGTGAAGCAAGTGAATCTTATTTTTGAACAGTTGGATCAGAAAGTTCGAAATGGGTTGACTGAAAAAGAACAAGAGCAACTAGAGGTCAACTTGTCTAAGGCTAAGCAGAACTTTGACTAGTATGAAACACTATTTTTTATAAATTAAATTAAAGGAGCTTGTTCAGAGTTTCCCTTGAAATTCTGGGTAAAAAGGGCAAAGTACATTGGGTACGTATCGTATCTAGCCTTTAAAAGATGGAGGTTTTTTTATGATAACAGAGAAAAAATTCGCTAATGGTGAAAATATTTGGATCAATATTAATTCAGATCAGGTAGCAACAGATTCTGATTTATATAAACAATATGAGATTGACACTGAAATTATTTCGTATGCATTAGATAAAAATGAACGGGCTCGTATTGAATATGATAGCGAATTAGAAACCTTTATTTTAATTTATAATGTTCCGAGAAAAGGGAAGAGTAACAATCATTACGAAGCGATCCCAATGACCTTTTTGATCAAAGATAAACGAATGTTGACCATAACCAACAGTGAAAATATGTATATTATTCAGTATATGGAGAAGTATCTAGAAAAAAATACAGACGTATCGATTTTTAAGTTCCTTTTTTCTAGCTTATTTATTATTACAGATAAATTTTTCCCTGTAATCGAAGCAATGGATCGAGAGCGAAATCATATCAATACTATGCTGAAAGAGAAAACGACTAAAACAAATTTACTGGCTTTATCAGATGTTGAAACAGGGGTTGCGTACTTTATGTCCGCGACAAAGCAAAATGCTGTTTTATTGGATCAAATAAAAACGAATGTGATTTTTCAAAACCTAAATGATATTGAAAAGGAACAATTGGAAGATACACAGATTGAAGCGAGACAGTTAGTTGAAATGGCTCAGTTAACTTCCCAAGTTTTACAGCAATTATCAGGTACTTATAATAATATTTTGAATAACAATCTAAATGATACGATGAAAATTTTGACGATTCTCTCTATTTTATTAACGATACCAACAATCGTCACTGGTTTTTTCGGGATGAATATGCCATTGCCTTTAGAACATAATATTTTAGGTTGGGTGATTGCGATCGGGATTAGTTTGATTGGTTGGTTTGGCTTGTCCTTTATTTTACGACTTATTTTAAAATAACATGACATAACTGTATATTCCTACTTAGGAGCTGAAATAAAAGTGATCTTTACTTTTGTTTCAGCTCCTTTAACATATAGTTCTAAATAAAAAAATAACCTTCTAAATACTCACTTCCACATTAATGTGGAAGCAGAAGATGATTTACTATCGGACAAATTATTCGTATACTTCAATTATGGAAAGCGCTTTCCGGAGGTGTGGCAAATGAACAAACTGACAAAAAGAGAAAATGAGTTGATTCGCTTACTCTTGTTTCAACAGGAGTATCAAGCAACAAGTTTTTTCAGTAAGGAATTATCAGTATCGAATAAGACGATTTATAATGACTTGCAAAATATTGAAGAGTATCTTGCAGAAAATGACTTAACGGTCGATCGAGTTCCAAGAAAAGGGCTATATTTAGTAGGATCTAGAGCAGCAAAAGAACGGCTCAAAGGATATCTGTTACAAGAAAGTATCACTATTTTAGAAGATGAAGTATTTTCACCAGCGTATCGACAATTGATTATGCTATCCGAGATTTTACTTTTTGATGAAAGATTGACCTATGATGTGTATGCAAAACGATTTTTAGTTAGTAAACAATCAATCAAAAAAGACATGGACGAGGTTCTAGACTATTTAAATAGCAGTGGACTAAATAAATTAAAAAATCGTAATGTACCCACGTTTGAAAAGGAAACCCACATTCAAAAAGTTTATAAAAAGTATTTGGTTCGTTATAGCAAGAAATACCACCCGCAAGCAGAGAGAAGACAAAATGATCGTTTTTCATTTTTCTCAGAAATCTTTGAGCCAACGATTATGCAACATGTATTCGGTTTTATTGAAAAAATAATGCTGCATACGGGGAAAACTCTGAATGATTATTTTGTTTATTCGTTAAAGTTATCCTTAGTGATCTTTTTGACTCGGCTTAAAGCGGGACATCATGTAGAAGAGCAGAATGAATTTGTTTTTAAAGACTTACAGAAAATGCAGCTTTATATGGTTGCGCTAAATTTTTCTGAAGAAATGAATCAAGAAATGAACTGCATTTTTTATAAACCAGATATTCAATATTTATGCTCATTATTATTAGCACATGGTGTTGTCCCTGGGATGATCGATCTGCCGGTCGATGAAAAAATTCACCAAGTGACCAGTGCGTTGATCAAAGAGATGGCCCATTTACTTGATGTAAAAGTGGATGAAGATGAACAGTTATTTCATTCGTTGCTTGCTCATATCATGCCAATGATTCATAGATTGAAAAATGATATCTATGTGCGAAACCCACTTAAAGAAAATATTAAAAAGCAGTATACAACGATGTTTACACTCACGCAATACGCAGCAGCTGTCTTTGAAAAATACGACAATTTATTCTTAAACGAAGATGAAGTTTCCTTTTTGACGATTCATTTTCAAATTGCCTTTGAGAAAATTCAGTTAACTAAACATGTATTGATTGTTTGTGGTAATGGTTTAGCGACATCAGAATTGATTTTTAATCGGATCAAACAGAACTTACCTGCAAGTGTTATTGTAGAAATTGCTTCAGAAAAGCAATTATTGGGCAATCCAATCGATGACGTTGATTTGATCATAGCAGCGGTTCCGCTCGAGGTATCAGGGATCCCGATTCTTCATGTTTCGGCGTTACCCACAGCTGAAGAGGTTTCAATGATCGCAACCTATTTATCTACAATCAGCGAGAATGAAAAAACATTTACGTATTCAAAAGAAATAAAAACAGTTTCTTTAGGACGGTTTATTGATCGAAATTTAATCTTCTTACATCAGGAGTTTGAGAAAAAAGAGGATATTTTAACCTTTTTAATTGAGCAATACCAAGATTTAGGGTTGGTAAATGATGGATTTGAAGAAGCTATTTTACAAAGAGAAGCGCTTGGTAATACTAGTATTGTCAGTGGCGTAGCAATTCCTCATGGAGCACCAGAGACGGTTAAAGAAACACGACTAGCTTTTATGACGACGAACAAAGCTGTTGAATGGGGCGTCAATCAGGTTCGGTTGATTGTCATGATTGCTATTGCTGAAAAAGATATGACGATCGCCAAAGACTTAGTTTCCGTTTTATATGACATGATCGACTCTAAAGAGAGAGTGGAAAGAATTATTGACAGTCAAGAGATTGAAGAATTAATGCGTTGTTTGAGCAGGAGGGAATGTTGAAGATGTATTTTGATAGTGAAATTGCTGAATTTCAGGTGGAAGTAAAAGATAGAAATGACGCTTTGCAACGATTGACAGAGCAATTAGGGGCTAAACGGTTTATTACAAATGATTTTCTTGAACATATTATTGAAAGAGAAGAAAAATTTCCAACGGGTCTTCCTGTTCACACGATCGGTGTTGCCATACCCCACACAGATAGTGAGTATGTAAAAAAATCCCAAATTGCCTTTATGTCTTTAAAAGAACCAGTTACTTTTTTTGAAATGGGTACCAATGACAAGCCAGTCGACGTTCATATGATTTTTATGTTGGCTTTAAAAGAACCTCATGAACAATTAGAAATGTTGCAAAAGTTAATTAGTATGATTCAAGAACAAGCAATCATGGAGCGCTTATATCAGTGTCAAACGAAAGCAGAATTTATTCAGATAATTCATCATGTTGGCTTAGCCTAAAGAAATGGGGGAAATGATATGTTAGATGCATTACAGTGGTTTGTTGATTTAGGAGCAATTGTTGTCTTACCGATTTTGATTTTTGTTTTTGGAATGATTCTTGGTACAAAACCGAGTAAAGCATTCACATCTGCTTTAACGGTTGGTGTTGGTTTTGTTGGATTGAATCTGGTGATTGATTTATTGAGTACAAGTTTAGGTCCGGCAGCTCAAGCCATGGTGGAACGTTTTGGTTTGAATTTAACTACGATCGATGTTGGTTGGCCAGCCGCTGCCGCAATTTCATACGGAACAGTTTTAGGAAGTTTAGCGATTCCGATTGGGGTTTTATTAAACGTCGTGCTGATTATTTTAGGGTTGACGAAAACATTGAACGTGGATATATGGAACTTTTGGCATGGGGCATTCATTGCCTCTCTAATTTATGCTTTAACAGGAAATTTTGCAATGGGCATTGCAGCAACTGTTGTCTATATGATGATGATCTTACTGTTTGGGGATATTTTAGGGCCAATCGTTAAAAAGTTTTACGGTTTTCCTAATATTACCTTCCCGCACGGAACAGCTGCCCCTGGATTCATTTTTGCAATTCCGATGAATTGGTTGTTTGACCGAATTCCCGGTATTAAACATTGGAAGGCTGATCCAGAAACGATTCAAAAGCGTTTTGGTATTTTCGGAGATTCAACTGTGATGGGCTTTTTGATTGGTTTAGTGATTGGTCTTTTTGCAGGATATGATGTTGCAGGAGTTGGGCAATTAGCTGTTAAAACAGGCGCGGTAATGGTCTTGATGCCGAAAATGGTCGCATTGTTGATGGAAGGCTTAACGCCAATTTCAGAAGCTGCCAATGAGTTTGTAAAGAAACGCTTTCCAGGAAGAGAATTATACATTGGGATGGATGCAGCTTTATCAGTAGGACATCCAGCTGTTTTGTCATCTTCTTTGCTATTAGTTCCAATTACGATTTTACTTGCAGTGATACTACCAGGAAATACAACCTTACCATTTGGAGACCTTGCAACGATTCCATTTTTAGTGTGCTTAATGGCAGCTGTTTTTGCAGGAAATATTGTAAGAACAGTTATTGCAGGTTCGATTTATATGGTCAGTATCCTATATATCACCTCTTGGGTAGCACCTCTAGTAACAATGTCAGCTAAAGCGGCAAAACAAGGAAATTCTAGTATTACAGCACTAGCAGAAGGTGGATTATGGACGACATGGATGTATATTGGTCTAACCAAAATATTAAGTTGGGGCGGTTTAACGATTATTGGCGTTGTGGTCTTAACTGGAATGATCTATGTAAATAAAATTTTACCAAAAAGACAAGCAGCACAAACTAAATAAACTGAAAGGAAGAAATCAGAATGAAAAAAATGTTGATTATGTGTGGCACAGGAGTTGCAACATCGACAATCGTAACCAATAAAGTCAAAGAATGGTTAAAAACCAAAGGATATGAAAACGAGGTTAAACTCTATCAGTCAAAAGTAGCGGATGAAATGAACCGTATTGATGATTATGATATCATCGTCAGCACCACAGTTGTACCAGATAAAATCAAAGACAAAATAATTATGGGGCTGCCGCTGCTTACAGGAATGGGCACAGAAGAAATGTATCAAGAAATTGAAGCCAAAATTAAAGAATAGGGGGGATTTCGTTGTTAGTTACATCTAAAGAATTGTTTTCCAATGCTCAAAAGAAAGATTTGCAATTCCAGCTACTAATTTTTTTGACTTAGATTCTGCTCGGTCCTATGTATCAGTAGCTGAACGACTGAATAAACCTTTGATTTTAGCATTTGCGCAAGCTCATATGGATATGATGTCACTTGAAGAAGCAGCGCTTATCGGAAATTATTTAGCGGAAAAAGCAGAAGTGCCAGTTGTATTGCATTTAGATCATGGGCAAGATGAAAAAGTCATAAAACGAGCTATTGAACTAGGCTTTACGTCAGTTATGATCGATGCTTCTCTTGATCCTTTTGAAGAAAATGTTCGACGCTCCAAAGCAATTGCCGAGTATGCTCATGCAAGAGGAGTAGTGGTTGAAGCTGAAATTGGTTTTGTAGGCTCTGGTGTCAATTATGAAAATCATGATCATAGCGATTCAATTTATACCGAGGTTCACGATGCAGTCCGCTTTGTAGAACAGACACAGGTCGATTCTTTGGCAGTTTCAATTGGCACAGCACATGGCTTTTATAAAGGGGTTCCTAAGATCAGTTTTGATCGTTTAACGGAACTTCAAGCGGCAGTGAAAATACCTCTCGTGTTACACGGTGGTTCTTCATCAGGAGACGATAACTTGCATCGCTGTGCTACCAACGGAATCAGTAAAATCAATATCTTTACTGACTTTATCACTGCTGCGATGAAGACTATCGAGCAAGAGAAGCCTACAGACTATTTTCAATTGAAAAAATTGACAAATCAGTCTATAGAAGAAACACTAGAGCATTACTATACTGTTTTTGCAACTAAATAAAAGAGGTGATTACTTTGGCTAAACGAACTATCCGTGCACCATTTTTCTGTGTAAATCCTAAAGCTTATTTGTATGGAGAAGAAGCCTTAAAGCTAGCGGAAAAAGCAGATGAACTTGCCGGCAAATATGATCTAGATATCTTTTTCACTGTCCAATATGTTGATGCATATCGAATCGCGCAGGCAACAAACCATTTGATTATTACTGTCCAACATATGGATGGATTAGTGGTGGGTCCAGGTATGGGCTATATTTTACCAGAAGGACTAGTAGAAGTTGGCGTTCAAGCAACATTTTTAAACCATGCAGAACATCCAGTCGGTGTCAATCAGTTGGTAAACATCATGAAACGAGCTGAAGAACAGGACATTTTAGTCATTGCTTGTGCCGACTCAATTGCAGAAGCAAAAGCAATCGCACTGCTTAAACCCGATGTAATGGTTTGTGAACCAACTGAATTGATTGGTACAGGTACTGTCAGCGACCTTTCATATATGAAACAAACCAATCAGGCTGTAAAATCTGTCTCGCCAAGTACATTTGTTCTTCAAGCGGCTGGAATTAGCACAGTAGCAGATGTTCGCCAAGCAATTGAATCTGGGGCAGATGGAACGGGTGGCACTAGCGGCATTGTCTGTGCACAAGACCCGTTAAAAACATTGGAAGAGATGGTAGAAGAAGTGGTAAAAGTCAGAGCAGAGTTAAAGGAGTTATGATCGATGAAAACCTATACGAAGGATCTAATATTAACGTCTAATGGACAACGTGTCAGCTATCACAATATCACAGAATCTGTGAGACAAGCTGTGAAAGAAAGCAATATAACCAATGGACTATGTGTAGTTCAGTCCCCGCATACGACTTGTTCGGTGATTTTTGAAGAGTATGTTCATGATTTGGATTTTAATGGCGATGAGTTTTTACAGGTTGATTTGAATCGGATTTTAGATAACATCATACCAAGAGAATTATCGGAAGAAACAAATTACCGCTATCCTGGACCGAAACATCTTGAATTTCTAATGGGACTTGATGATCCGAATTATCCTTGCGATCCAGGGACAATCTTAAATGGTGATGCGCATATTCGTGCTTCATTATTTGGGGCAAGTGAAACGTTTATCGTAAATGAAACGATACTTCAAATTGGATCTGTTGGCTATATTTATTTTATTGATTTTGATCAAAACCGTAAACGCAATAGGAAATGTCAGTTGATGATCATTGGTGAATAACTATGACATGAGCTAAGTCTAGAAAAAAGTGTATTTGCTTCTATTGTCTATATTTAGAGGGTGTACCCTGAGCAAAATTGTTTATTCGTTTTTGTTCAGGGTGTAAGTTAATACTGATTATAAGGAAAAGAATGGATGAATACATAATTTTTCATAGAAATAATTGTTTACTATTTAAAAACAAGGCAAGAAACATAAAGCTGCCTTGTTTTTTTGTATAGATAGATTTAAATAAGATACTACTTGACTTATAGTACACTCTAACAGATAGAATAACTCTTATAGAAGAATTTTTTTACTCATAAATTATTTCGAAAGGATGAAGGTTTATGGAAAAAAGAACATTAGGTAAAAAAGGGTTAGAAACATCTACGATAGGGTTTGGCTGTATGGGACTGAATTATCATCGAGGACCTGCAAAAGATAAGAACGAAATGATTGAAGTCGTTCATACAGCAATTGATTCAGGAATCCAAATGTTTGATACTGCAGAGGTTTATGGACCTTATACAAATGAAGAATTGGTTGGAGAAGCGTTGGCTGGAAAAAGAAATCAAGTTCAAATTGCAACCAAGGGTGGATTTAAAATCGATGGACTAAAAAATCAACCAGATAGCAGCCCTAAAACGATTATATCCGCTGTAGAAGGCTCGTTAAAACGGTTGAAAACAGATTATATCGATTTGTACTATATCCACCGAATCGATCCAAATATACCAATCGAAGAAGTCGCGCTAACGATCCAAAAACTCAAACAGGAAGGGAAAATTTTAGATTGGGGGTTATCTGAAGCTGGGGCCAAAACGATTCGAAAAGCTCACAAGGTGGAACCGTTAACAGCAGTTGAAAGTGAATATTCTATTTGGTGGCGGGAAGTTGAAGAAGAAGTTTTTCCTGTTTTGGAAGAACTGGGAATCGGTTTAGTTTCATATAGTCCATTAGGAAGAGGGTATCTTACAGGAAAGTTGGATAAAAATACTCGATTTAATGAAAATGATAATCGAGGAGAATTGCCGAGATTTACCCAAGAAGCAATGGAAGCGAATCAAGTATTGCTTGATTTTATGCAGGAAATTGCGGAAGCAAAAAATATCACAACTGCCCAACTTGCAATTGCTTGGATACTTGATCAGAAACCGTGGATTGTTCCAATTCCAGGAACAACAAAAAAAGAACGAATCATAGAGAACATTAAAGCAACTGAGATACTATTTAGCCCAGATGAAAAAGCGATATTTAGGAAGGCTTTAAATAAAATTAGAATTGTGGGAGATCGTTATCCAGAATCTGAGAAAAAACGTACTGGACACTAAAAAGTATAGGGATATGGAGAAGGATCTTCTAAAGATTTGGTGGCGTTAATACAATACTATACGTTTTATTAACGCCACCAAAAATTGTTCGGTATTGGACAAGAACTAGCTAGACAATTTGTTTATGAGATGTTTTATTGAAGTATAGATTGTGTGATAGTCTTCATCTGTAGGGATTTCATTGATATAAAGGATATTTTCTGCCTTGAACTGGCTGATTAATTCAGGTGTTTTACTGGTGGTGACTACTATTTTAAGATCAGCAATTGAATCAACAAAACCAGCAAGTGAGGTATGAATAGAAATATTTAAATAAGATCTTAGTCCGCCATCTAATGTTTTCTTTATGATATTTTCAATGAAAATACCAAATTCTGTGTTTAAAAGTATAGCTACAGTAGGCTCAAAATAACTTAAATCTTTTAACTGACTGAAAATTAACATATATTGATTTAAAACATAATTATTACTAACAATGTTAGATAAGCCGAATTTTTCTGATAAATGAAAAGCTATAGTGTTCATATTCTTATTTAACATTGGAAATTCTTCGAAATAATGATTATTCTCAGTTCCGCTCCATGAAGGATATAGCAAGATGTTCACATGCGAGGAATAGATACTAGATTCAATATTTTTTTGATCTTCGGGAAAAAGGCTAATATAGTTAGTTGAAAGATAATCGGAAAATTCTGTAGAAATTCTGGAAAGAAAAGTATTGTTCAATTTAGCATGTTTAATAAATTGCCTTCCCAGCATAGTATTCATAAATCTGGGGTAACTAAATAAACGTAAGAAAAAAAATTCTATTTCTACTTTTGAAAGCATAGATTTAAGTTTATCTAAATGAAACTTTGCGCTTATGTAATCAGCCTCGTCTCTTAAGTAATAAGGGATATCTACTTCATAGCCATTTCTATACCTAATGATTTGTATGGATAATGAATACATAGTTTGTTTAATATTAATATTATTGACATTTTTGATATAGGATTCATTTTTTTTTGATTTAATAATGTCAGATATTAAGTCTTCATCTATCTCATCAAACGGCCATACTTCACCATGAAATAATTGCCAAAAGACTTTATTCGCATATAATCGTATGTTTTTTTCATCACCAATCAGATAATTGAATCCTTTATTCGACTTTATTATTAACTTGAATGCCGAAATCTGTTTAGTTATAGTCGTAATAGATCTTCTATAAGTAGCCTCACTAATAAAATTATCTTGAACAAACTTTATTCTATTTACCTTATACCCCAACAATAATCGCAAGAATAGTTTTATACTCCAATTATCAAAAATAAGATTTCTTTTGAATTGTTTGTAATACAAAATATCTGAATATTCTAAATGAAGTGTATTATTTACACTTGTTTTAATAGAAACTTCTTGAGCAGAAGACATCAAATCAAAGTTGATGTCTTTAATGTATTTTGTAACGGTTGTAGAAGATAAATCGAGATGTTGGCTAAGCTCAATGGTAGTACTTCCTTCAGTTGAATGAAGCAAACAATCCATAATATCAATTTTTGTTTTAAGAACACTATCGTAAAGTTCATCTAAGTAATATATAAATAGCCCCCCTTTTTATTTTCACCAACTGATTCTACTATAAAATCAAATACATAACAAACTAGCCACTCAATAAAAAGCAAAATTTATACATTGAAAGATTAGAAGTCTTTAAATCTATACACCGAATTATCATTTTAAGTACAAACTGAAAAATCAATTAAATCCCATTTTAAATCATTCTTTATAAGAATAATCCTTTAATATTTTATAAAAATATCATTTTTTTGGTATTTTATAACAA is a window encoding:
- a CDS encoding LacI family DNA-binding transcriptional regulator, yielding MVGIKEIAKKAGVSISTVSYALNGSPKVTEATRARIQAIADELDYVPNMAARTLKRQQTNIIGVYLADYGGSFYGELLDGIKKGLEAQNFEMIVCSGNKSHLFIPERMIDGAIVLDWTFKNKEIEQYADRGHFLVILDRLITHKNVRKVLLDNRGGATLAIEKAVACQTEKLYLITGPEKSYDGQERLSASIKELERFNIDHEIISGDFTEPSGYRAAKEIMVKEPTFPLDIFALNDEMAIGVYKYFKETPYEIGKEIRLIGFDNIDISAFIQPRLATISYSKHRWGMLAAEKIIQLITGEETEDDHIYTSFIDGSSFPENEQ
- a CDS encoding MarR family winged helix-turn-helix transcriptional regulator, with the translated sequence MSTNRDGLAEKVYTLGILQQKYVVARLKALQLNSLQARSLSYISIHPGTIQRELADYLGKKQATVTNILKGLEERKMVYREIPKSNERQKNIFLTAEGEQLVKQVNLIFEQLDQKVRNGLTEKEQEQLEVNLSKAKQNFD
- a CDS encoding magnesium transporter CorA family protein, whose amino-acid sequence is MITEKKFANGENIWININSDQVATDSDLYKQYEIDTEIISYALDKNERARIEYDSELETFILIYNVPRKGKSNNHYEAIPMTFLIKDKRMLTITNSENMYIIQYMEKYLEKNTDVSIFKFLFSSLFIITDKFFPVIEAMDRERNHINTMLKEKTTKTNLLALSDVETGVAYFMSATKQNAVLLDQIKTNVIFQNLNDIEKEQLEDTQIEARQLVEMAQLTSQVLQQLSGTYNNILNNNLNDTMKILTILSILLTIPTIVTGFFGMNMPLPLEHNILGWVIAIGISLIGWFGLSFILRLILK
- a CDS encoding BglG family transcription antiterminator, whose translation is MNKLTKRENELIRLLLFQQEYQATSFFSKELSVSNKTIYNDLQNIEEYLAENDLTVDRVPRKGLYLVGSRAAKERLKGYLLQESITILEDEVFSPAYRQLIMLSEILLFDERLTYDVYAKRFLVSKQSIKKDMDEVLDYLNSSGLNKLKNRNVPTFEKETHIQKVYKKYLVRYSKKYHPQAERRQNDRFSFFSEIFEPTIMQHVFGFIEKIMLHTGKTLNDYFVYSLKLSLVIFLTRLKAGHHVEEQNEFVFKDLQKMQLYMVALNFSEEMNQEMNCIFYKPDIQYLCSLLLAHGVVPGMIDLPVDEKIHQVTSALIKEMAHLLDVKVDEDEQLFHSLLAHIMPMIHRLKNDIYVRNPLKENIKKQYTTMFTLTQYAAAVFEKYDNLFLNEDEVSFLTIHFQIAFEKIQLTKHVLIVCGNGLATSELIFNRIKQNLPASVIVEIASEKQLLGNPIDDVDLIIAAVPLEVSGIPILHVSALPTAEEVSMIATYLSTISENEKTFTYSKEIKTVSLGRFIDRNLIFLHQEFEKKEDILTFLIEQYQDLGLVNDGFEEAILQREALGNTSIVSGVAIPHGAPETVKETRLAFMTTNKAVEWGVNQVRLIVMIAIAEKDMTIAKDLVSVLYDMIDSKERVERIIDSQEIEELMRCLSRREC
- a CDS encoding PTS sugar transporter subunit IIA, with the protein product MYFDSEIAEFQVEVKDRNDALQRLTEQLGAKRFITNDFLEHIIEREEKFPTGLPVHTIGVAIPHTDSEYVKKSQIAFMSLKEPVTFFEMGTNDKPVDVHMIFMLALKEPHEQLEMLQKLISMIQEQAIMERLYQCQTKAEFIQIIHHVGLA
- a CDS encoding PTS galactitol transporter subunit IIC; this translates as MLDALQWFVDLGAIVVLPILIFVFGMILGTKPSKAFTSALTVGVGFVGLNLVIDLLSTSLGPAAQAMVERFGLNLTTIDVGWPAAAAISYGTVLGSLAIPIGVLLNVVLIILGLTKTLNVDIWNFWHGAFIASLIYALTGNFAMGIAATVVYMMMILLFGDILGPIVKKFYGFPNITFPHGTAAPGFIFAIPMNWLFDRIPGIKHWKADPETIQKRFGIFGDSTVMGFLIGLVIGLFAGYDVAGVGQLAVKTGAVMVLMPKMVALLMEGLTPISEAANEFVKKRFPGRELYIGMDAALSVGHPAVLSSSLLLVPITILLAVILPGNTTLPFGDLATIPFLVCLMAAVFAGNIVRTVIAGSIYMVSILYITSWVAPLVTMSAKAAKQGNSSITALAEGGLWTTWMYIGLTKILSWGGLTIIGVVVLTGMIYVNKILPKRQAAQTK
- a CDS encoding PTS sugar transporter subunit IIB, translated to MKKMLIMCGTGVATSTIVTNKVKEWLKTKGYENEVKLYQSKVADEMNRIDDYDIIVSTTVVPDKIKDKIIMGLPLLTGMGTEEMYQEIEAKIKE
- a CDS encoding triose-phosphate isomerase, which translates into the protein MAKRTIRAPFFCVNPKAYLYGEEALKLAEKADELAGKYDLDIFFTVQYVDAYRIAQATNHLIITVQHMDGLVVGPGMGYILPEGLVEVGVQATFLNHAEHPVGVNQLVNIMKRAEEQDILVIACADSIAEAKAIALLKPDVMVCEPTELIGTGTVSDLSYMKQTNQAVKSVSPSTFVLQAAGISTVADVRQAIESGADGTGGTSGIVCAQDPLKTLEEMVEEVVKVRAELKEL
- a CDS encoding YjbQ family protein, whose protein sequence is MKTYTKDLILTSNGQRVSYHNITESVRQAVKESNITNGLCVVQSPHTTCSVIFEEYVHDLDFNGDEFLQVDLNRILDNIIPRELSEETNYRYPGPKHLEFLMGLDDPNYPCDPGTILNGDAHIRASLFGASETFIVNETILQIGSVGYIYFIDFDQNRKRNRKCQLMIIGE